One window of Gloeothece citriformis PCC 7424 genomic DNA carries:
- a CDS encoding ComEA family DNA-binding protein yields MNRPRWLSTAKEFTQKLNPQHQIIRQKIKNDPYYRFQSLEEITIARELGIKIDVNQASVDDWLRLPGISIHQARILVKLVGMGVELLSIEDVAAALSVPVRRLKPLEPILDFCYYDPESLLNPQRINLNQAHVKQLEQLPFLSPTLAEQIIADRHQKGDYKNIVDFQQRLNLSGEIISQIMHYLIF; encoded by the coding sequence ATGAACCGTCCTCGCTGGTTATCTACGGCTAAAGAGTTTACCCAAAAGTTAAACCCACAGCATCAAATTATCCGTCAAAAAATTAAAAATGACCCCTATTATCGTTTTCAGTCTCTAGAAGAAATTACCATTGCCAGGGAACTAGGGATAAAAATTGATGTCAATCAAGCCAGTGTAGATGATTGGCTCAGACTTCCTGGGATTTCAATTCATCAAGCCCGAATTTTAGTTAAACTGGTAGGGATGGGCGTTGAGTTACTTTCTATAGAAGATGTAGCTGCAGCCCTGAGTGTTCCAGTCCGACGGCTCAAACCCTTAGAGCCAATCCTGGATTTTTGTTACTATGACCCTGAAAGTCTCTTGAATCCTCAACGGATTAATCTTAATCAGGCTCATGTAAAACAACTGGAACAACTGCCTTTTTTAAGTCCTACTTTAGCCGAACAAATTATTGCCGATCGTCACCAAAAAGGAGACTATAAAAACATAGTTGATTTTCAACAACGTCTTAACCTTAGTGGTGAGATCATCTCTCAAATCATGCACTATTTAATATTTTGA
- a CDS encoding SHOCT domain-containing protein: protein MFEDLFNKPKNRKIAVFLALLGSVLVLPIPIAGIHKFYLGQPLWGILYLVLWQTPIPKIACAIDAVWYLVQDSQQFNVYFNLKQSINDSRSDPSQIKALASALRELDQLRAEGLLSEYEFEQKRRQLLEHIS, encoded by the coding sequence ATGTTTGAGGATCTATTTAACAAGCCAAAAAACCGTAAAATAGCCGTATTCCTAGCTTTATTAGGAAGTGTTTTAGTCTTGCCTATACCTATTGCGGGTATTCATAAATTTTATTTAGGACAACCCCTATGGGGAATTTTATATCTGGTATTGTGGCAAACTCCAATTCCTAAAATTGCCTGTGCCATTGATGCAGTGTGGTATTTAGTCCAAGATTCTCAACAGTTTAATGTATATTTTAATCTCAAACAATCGATTAATGATTCTAGGAGCGATCCATCCCAAATAAAAGCACTTGCTTCTGCTTTGCGAGAATTAGATCAACTCCGAGCAGAGGGATTACTATCAGAATATGAATTTGAACAAAAACGTCGTCAATTATTGGAACATATTAGTTAA